The genomic interval GGATATCCTCAAGTGGGCGCGGAACCGTGGTGTGAACGCGACGGGCTCTGAAAAGGAGCCGGCGCGAATCCTTGTGGCAACTGAGAGTGTATTCAGCATGGAAGGCGATCATGCGCCTCTGGCTCAAATCATTGAGTTGAAAGACAAATACGGCGCATGGTTGATGGTGGACGAGGCCCATGCGACGGGCCTTTATGGGCCCAAGCGGCGCGGATTAGCTGAAGAATACGATGTGGCGGAGCGCATCGAGATTCAAATGGGGACATTGGGCAAAGCGATGGGCGCGGCGGGCGGCTATATCTGCGGGTCGCGAGTTTTGATTGATTATCTGATCAATCGGGCGCGGTCTTTCATTTTTTCCACGGCGCCGGCGCCGGCTGCGGCTGCAGCCGCCACCGCCGGAGTTCGTTTCGTTCAATCCGAGGCCGGCGAGCATCGGCGTCAGATTTTATGGAGGCGGGTGGCCGAGTTGGCAGCGGCGCGAGCCGTGGGAAAGCCGAATGTTGAAAGTTGCACAGACCGCAGCGCAATCGTGCCCATTATCATTGGCAGCGAATCAAGAGCGGTGGAAGTGGCCGCTTTGTCGCTTGATGCCGGGATTTTGATTCCGGCGATTCGCTATCCCACCGTGCCGCGAGGTTCAGCGCGTCTGCGCCTGACATTGACTGCCGCCCATACCAACGCAGACATCCACGTGCTGGCCGAGGTCCTTCGGGAGCTGCAATTGATTCCGAATTCCTTCCTGCTCGCACAACCTGTCGATGCATCCCCTGGCTAAGCTCGATCATCGTTTTATCTGGCATCCTTTTACCCAGATGCGGGACTGGCTCAAACGCGAGCCCATCCTCATCACAAAAGGCCGCGGGGCACT from Verrucomicrobiia bacterium carries:
- a CDS encoding 8-amino-7-oxononanoate synthase codes for the protein MSALDQELGRRLAALRGKGLHRELRRITSPQSARVESEGKTLLNFSSNDYLGLANEPSIADAAIEAVRRFGAGAGASRLICGSLTPHHELEEALAQFKGTQAALSFSTGYAAAIGTICALLGKEDVLVLDKLVHASIVDAARLCGAKLRIFSHNDLGCLEDILKWARNRGVNATGSEKEPARILVATESVFSMEGDHAPLAQIIELKDKYGAWLMVDEAHATGLYGPKRRGLAEEYDVAERIEIQMGTLGKAMGAAGGYICGSRVLIDYLINRARSFIFSTAPAPAAAAAATAGVRFVQSEAGEHRRQILWRRVAELAAARAVGKPNVESCTDRSAIVPIIIGSESRAVEVAALSLDAGILIPAIRYPTVPRGSARLRLTLTAAHTNADIHVLAEVLRELQLIPNSFLLAQPVDASPG